From the Nymphalis io chromosome 1, ilAglIoxx1.1, whole genome shotgun sequence genome, one window contains:
- the LOC126769029 gene encoding uncharacterized protein LOC126769029 isoform X1, with protein MPDDEPPLLPAPIPGPQPSRLKRTLQTLRSPFRSGAPFHIASLKRTGSNKSSVSDGEIARDERTMRKKNKKLRAESVDASRSTDSSPIVEKKKSTGLLKRMGSIGKRRGESSTTPSLSDDPGPESEQGDQHEAQVNSSDPDQDQVLPKPESDASVEPEKQEQQSTNTTESKLDTTLPEPSASPEPPFIPIAVEHPVAMRAFTKEAWKRRRKTEIVKPVEEPSPGDALKRRIAFVAQASVALSEDRDDDEDEVEEGGGEVGTLEAAVLLARQRLAMAAHSPAPPHSCDNNETEEEGCADTTDAADTMPAYGDLIEPENKADNDDVPPSGASGGERREHLYKILVIGELGTGKTSIIKRYVHQFFSQHYRATIGVDFALKVLNWDANTVIRLQLWDIAGQERFGNMTRVYYKEAVGAFIVFDVSRVATFDAVVKWKNDLDTKVQLPDGSPIPCILLANKCDQQKEGIVNSPAKMDEYCREKGFAGWFETSAKENINIEDAARSLVNKILLNDKLLQSSDKDGEGFALDHKIANGENNRDTSSSKSCAC; from the exons ATGCCGGACGATGAGCCCCCGCTTCTGCCCGCCCCCATCCCCGGCCCCCAGCCATCCCGCTTGAAGCGAACGCTACAAACGCTCCGCTCGCCGTTCCGCTCCGGCGCGCCCTTCCACATTGCGTCGCTCAAGCGCACCGGTTCGAATAAATCCTCAGTATCGGACGGTGAGATCGCGCGAGACGAACGCACTATGCGcaagaaaaataagaaattacgCGCGGAGTCGGTGGACGCCTCGCGGAGCACTGACAGTTCGCCGATCGTTGAAAAAAAGAAGTCCACTGGATTACTCAAACGAATGGGAAGTATTGGAAAGCGGCGAGGAGAAAGTTCCACGACACCATCGCTTTCTGATGATCCTGGACCTGAATCCGAACAAGGTGATCAACATGAAGCTCAAGTTAATTCTTCGGATCCCGATCAAGATCAGGTTTTACCAAAGCCAGAATCTGACGCATCTGTTGAGCCCGAAAAGCAAGAACAACAATCCACCAACACTACGGAATCTAAGTTAGATACCACTTTGCCAGAGCCATCTGCATCACCAGAACCGCCTTTCATTCCTATAGCGGTAGAACATCCAGTAGCGATGCGTGCCTTTACAAAAGAGGCGTGGAAACGACGGCGTAAAACTGAAATCGTGAAACCTGTAGAAGAACCGAGTCCGGGTGATGCTCTAAAGCGACGCATAGCGTTTGTCGCGCAGGCGTCAGTTGCCCTGTCAGAGGATCGTGACGATGACGAGGATGAGGTCGAGGAAGGAGGGGGTGAGGTGGGGACACTGGAGGCGGCGGTGTTACTGGCGCGGCAGAGACTCGCTATGGCTGCGCATTCGCCCGCGCCGCCGCATTCGTGTGACAACAACGAAACGGAAGAGGAGGGGTGTGCGGACACGACAGACGCAGCGGACACGATGCCGGCTTACGGAGACCTCATCGAGCCGGAAAACAAAGCTGACAATGACGACGTACCACCG TCTGGTGCATCTGGTGGTGAGAGGCGAGAACATTTATACAAAATCCTGGTGATCGGAGAACTTGGTACGGGCAAGACTTCTATCATCAAGAGATATGTTCACCAGTTCTTCAGCCAGCACTATCGAGCGACGATTGGAGTCGACTTCGCTCTCAAAGTCCTTAATTGGGACGCGAACACAGTTATACGTCTACAATTATGGGACATTGCGg gCCAAGAGCGTTTTGGGAACATGACGCGCGTGTACTACAAGGAGGCTGTGGGCGCGTTCATAGTGTTCGATGTATCCCGCGTAGCCACATTCGATGCAGTTGTCAAGTGGAAGAACGACTTGGATACCAAAGTTCAATTGCCTGATGGGTCGCCTATACCGTGTATACTGTTGGCAAATAAG TGTGACCAGCAAAAAGAAGGTATAGTGAATTCACCAGCAAAAATGGATGAATATTGCCGGGAGAAGGGATTCGCAGGATGGTTCGAGACCTCCGCTAAGGAGAACATCAATATTGAGGATGCGGCTCGTTCATTAGTTAATAAG ATTCTTCTAAACGACAAACTGCTTCAAAGCAGCGATAAAGATGGTGAAGGATTCGCCCTTGACCACAAGATCGCAAACGGAGAAAATAATCGCGACACAAGTTCAAGCAAATCCTGCGCTTGCTGA
- the LOC126769029 gene encoding ras-related protein Rab-32 isoform X3 has product MTFEENGDECYLTVCECCGFSAETSLLIPSGASGGERREHLYKILVIGELGTGKTSIIKRYVHQFFSQHYRATIGVDFALKVLNWDANTVIRLQLWDIAGQERFGNMTRVYYKEAVGAFIVFDVSRVATFDAVVKWKNDLDTKVQLPDGSPIPCILLANKCDQQKEGIVNSPAKMDEYCREKGFAGWFETSAKENINIEDAARSLVNKILLNDKLLQSSDKDGEGFALDHKIANGENNRDTSSSKSCAC; this is encoded by the exons ATGACCTTCGAGGAGAACGGTGACGAGTGCTACCTGACGGTGTGCGAGTGCTGCGGCTTCAGCGCTGAGACGTCCCTGTTGATTCCA TCTGGTGCATCTGGTGGTGAGAGGCGAGAACATTTATACAAAATCCTGGTGATCGGAGAACTTGGTACGGGCAAGACTTCTATCATCAAGAGATATGTTCACCAGTTCTTCAGCCAGCACTATCGAGCGACGATTGGAGTCGACTTCGCTCTCAAAGTCCTTAATTGGGACGCGAACACAGTTATACGTCTACAATTATGGGACATTGCGg gCCAAGAGCGTTTTGGGAACATGACGCGCGTGTACTACAAGGAGGCTGTGGGCGCGTTCATAGTGTTCGATGTATCCCGCGTAGCCACATTCGATGCAGTTGTCAAGTGGAAGAACGACTTGGATACCAAAGTTCAATTGCCTGATGGGTCGCCTATACCGTGTATACTGTTGGCAAATAAG TGTGACCAGCAAAAAGAAGGTATAGTGAATTCACCAGCAAAAATGGATGAATATTGCCGGGAGAAGGGATTCGCAGGATGGTTCGAGACCTCCGCTAAGGAGAACATCAATATTGAGGATGCGGCTCGTTCATTAGTTAATAAG ATTCTTCTAAACGACAAACTGCTTCAAAGCAGCGATAAAGATGGTGAAGGATTCGCCCTTGACCACAAGATCGCAAACGGAGAAAATAATCGCGACACAAGTTCAAGCAAATCCTGCGCTTGCTGA
- the LOC126769029 gene encoding ras-related protein Rab-32 isoform X6, translating into MKMSPKQIKSSGASGGERREHLYKILVIGELGTGKTSIIKRYVHQFFSQHYRATIGVDFALKVLNWDANTVIRLQLWDIAGQERFGNMTRVYYKEAVGAFIVFDVSRVATFDAVVKWKNDLDTKVQLPDGSPIPCILLANKCDQQKEGIVNSPAKMDEYCREKGFAGWFETSAKENINIEDAARSLVNKILLNDKLLQSSDKDGEGFALDHKIANGENNRDTSSSKSCAC; encoded by the exons ATGAAGATGTCACCCAAGCAGATCAAAAGT TCTGGTGCATCTGGTGGTGAGAGGCGAGAACATTTATACAAAATCCTGGTGATCGGAGAACTTGGTACGGGCAAGACTTCTATCATCAAGAGATATGTTCACCAGTTCTTCAGCCAGCACTATCGAGCGACGATTGGAGTCGACTTCGCTCTCAAAGTCCTTAATTGGGACGCGAACACAGTTATACGTCTACAATTATGGGACATTGCGg gCCAAGAGCGTTTTGGGAACATGACGCGCGTGTACTACAAGGAGGCTGTGGGCGCGTTCATAGTGTTCGATGTATCCCGCGTAGCCACATTCGATGCAGTTGTCAAGTGGAAGAACGACTTGGATACCAAAGTTCAATTGCCTGATGGGTCGCCTATACCGTGTATACTGTTGGCAAATAAG TGTGACCAGCAAAAAGAAGGTATAGTGAATTCACCAGCAAAAATGGATGAATATTGCCGGGAGAAGGGATTCGCAGGATGGTTCGAGACCTCCGCTAAGGAGAACATCAATATTGAGGATGCGGCTCGTTCATTAGTTAATAAG ATTCTTCTAAACGACAAACTGCTTCAAAGCAGCGATAAAGATGGTGAAGGATTCGCCCTTGACCACAAGATCGCAAACGGAGAAAATAATCGCGACACAAGTTCAAGCAAATCCTGCGCTTGCTGA
- the LOC126769029 gene encoding ras-related protein Rab-32 isoform X4: protein MMAEDAFEAQTNGRLSSGASGGERREHLYKILVIGELGTGKTSIIKRYVHQFFSQHYRATIGVDFALKVLNWDANTVIRLQLWDIAGQERFGNMTRVYYKEAVGAFIVFDVSRVATFDAVVKWKNDLDTKVQLPDGSPIPCILLANKCDQQKEGIVNSPAKMDEYCREKGFAGWFETSAKENINIEDAARSLVNKILLNDKLLQSSDKDGEGFALDHKIANGENNRDTSSSKSCAC, encoded by the exons TCTGGTGCATCTGGTGGTGAGAGGCGAGAACATTTATACAAAATCCTGGTGATCGGAGAACTTGGTACGGGCAAGACTTCTATCATCAAGAGATATGTTCACCAGTTCTTCAGCCAGCACTATCGAGCGACGATTGGAGTCGACTTCGCTCTCAAAGTCCTTAATTGGGACGCGAACACAGTTATACGTCTACAATTATGGGACATTGCGg gCCAAGAGCGTTTTGGGAACATGACGCGCGTGTACTACAAGGAGGCTGTGGGCGCGTTCATAGTGTTCGATGTATCCCGCGTAGCCACATTCGATGCAGTTGTCAAGTGGAAGAACGACTTGGATACCAAAGTTCAATTGCCTGATGGGTCGCCTATACCGTGTATACTGTTGGCAAATAAG TGTGACCAGCAAAAAGAAGGTATAGTGAATTCACCAGCAAAAATGGATGAATATTGCCGGGAGAAGGGATTCGCAGGATGGTTCGAGACCTCCGCTAAGGAGAACATCAATATTGAGGATGCGGCTCGTTCATTAGTTAATAAG ATTCTTCTAAACGACAAACTGCTTCAAAGCAGCGATAAAGATGGTGAAGGATTCGCCCTTGACCACAAGATCGCAAACGGAGAAAATAATCGCGACACAAGTTCAAGCAAATCCTGCGCTTGCTGA
- the LOC126769009 gene encoding protein brown-like, producing the protein MTMDEETYSKNDVVIKVKNLKVWTSEEKSWWRRKSSKPAVIVLDNVSVYMKTGEFVAVIGPSGAGKTTFLMTMAGKCTLPYSGTIKVNGQNIKDVQGLVDIVPQFDVFVESLSVEEHLVFMTEMKLGSVSKSSNKEMLKSLLREFKLETLKHSPISSLSGGERRLLSLATSLLSNPEILICDEPTTGLDSYNAVLVVEVLKALSISGKIVICSVHQPSSDLFKEFNSISLMAEGKLLFHGSQEDCKKTFERLNLRCPQNYNPAEFYMKAISMDLSNKNYGLETNRCVDEDETGSVAAQRDLHGCRRNWFRQVQLLLWRSSLVFKGNIKNYFFQLFLNTVISSLIINTCYIGISGTTQKGVQDFRGFLWLICSEVSFSVSYSALYAFESDLTLFKREAGIYTASSFYVSRFLTLVPRCIIWPIAYVAIATLAVDLPNHLLTAVKFTVSLIAMAIASTAYGLGMGALFISTGMMGDVMPCADLPLFLMSGAFLRISSLPLWLYPLKYFSHFYYGLDALSNVYWRQIDWIECSSNTTSICLNNGEAVLLENGYSSNFILQDTSGLLFVTIIWSLLGYYGLKREENLGYAY; encoded by the exons ATGACAATGGATGAAGAG ACATATTCCAAGAACGATGTCGTTATTAAAGTGAAGAATTTAAAAGTATGGACTTCAGAAGAAAAATCATGGTGGCGGCGAAAATCTTCCAAACCAGCTGTGATTGTTTTGGACAAtg TTTCAGTTTATATGAAAACAGGGGAGTTTGTCGCAGTAATCGGACCGAG TGGTGCAGGCAAAACAACATTTCTTATGACAATGGCTGGAAAATGTACTCTTCCGTATAGCGGTACGATTAAAGTGAATGgtcaaaatattaaagatgTACAGGGTTTGGTGGACATTGTACCACAATTCGATGTTTTCGTGGAGAGTCTTAGTGTTGAGGAGCACTTGGTGTTTATG acaGAAATGAAATTAGGCAGTGTTAGTAAATCATCTAACAAAGAAATGCTAAAATCACTCCTTCGCGAATTCAAGTTGGAGACGCTGAAACATTCGCCAATAAGTTCGCTATCAGGTGGGGAACGAAGGCTGCTCTCCTTAGCTACTTCG CTATTATCAAATCCTGAAATCTTGATATGCGATGAACCAACAACAGGTCTTGATAGTTATAACGCGGTTCTCGTGGTAGAAGTCTTAAAGGCATTGTCAATAAGTGGAAAGATAGTAATCTGCTCAGTACATCAACCTTCATCAGATCTCTTTAAGGAGTTCAATTCCATATCATTGATGGCTGAAGGAAAATTGCTGTTTCATGGATCACAAGAggattgtaaaaaaacatttgagaG ACTCAACCTACGCTGTCCACAGAACTACAATCCAGCGGAATTTTATATGAAGGCCATTTCCATGGACTTGAGTAATAAAAACTATGGTCTGGAAACTAACCGTTGCGTGGATGAAGACGAAACTGGTTCCGTAGCGGCGCAGCGAGACTTACACGG GTGTCGAAGGAACTGGTTCAGACAAGTGCAGCTCTTGTTATGGCGGTCATCACTCGTGTTCAAGGGCAACATTAAGAACTACTTTTTTCAGCTATTTCTAAATACA GTAATATCTTCACtcattataaatacatgttaTATTGGTATATCTGGTACAACACAGAAAGGCGTCCAAGATTTTAGAGGATTTCTCTGGTTAATTTGCTCTGAGGTTTCATTCAGCGTCTCATATTCCGCTTTGTACGCTTTTGAGAGCGACCTAACTTTGTTTAAAAGAGAAGCAGGCATCTATACGGCATCCAGCTTCTATGTTAGCAGATTTTTAACAtta GTGCCTCGGTGTATAATATGGCCCATCGCGTATGTCGCAATCGCGACATTAGCAGTGGATCTGCCGAACCATTTACTCACTGCGGTGAAATTTACAGTTTCCCTTATCGCAATGGCCATCGCTTCTACTGCTTATG GCCTAGGCATGGGAGCTCTTTTCATTTCGACGGGTATGATGGGTGACGTGATGCCCTGTGCAGACCTCCCTCTCTTTCTCATGTCTGGTGCCTTCCTCCGGATATCATCCCTCCCTCTCTGGCTTTATCCGCTGAAGTACTTCTCGCATTTTTATTACGGATTGGATGCTCTCAGCAACGTTTACTGGCGTCAGATTGACTGGATTG AATGTTCTTCAAATACAACATCTATATGTCTAAATAACGGGGAGGCAGTGTTATTAGAAAACGGATACTCGAGTAATTTTATACTTCAGGATACTTCTGGTTTATTATTTGTCACTATTATATGGAGCCTTTTAGGATATTACGGTTTAAAAAGAGAAGAAAATTTAGGATATGCTTATTga
- the LOC126769029 gene encoding ras-related protein Rab-32 isoform X2, which yields MPANKNGKRYSQSGASGGERREHLYKILVIGELGTGKTSIIKRYVHQFFSQHYRATIGVDFALKVLNWDANTVIRLQLWDIAGQERFGNMTRVYYKEAVGAFIVFDVSRVATFDAVVKWKNDLDTKVQLPDGSPIPCILLANKCDQQKEGIVNSPAKMDEYCREKGFAGWFETSAKENINIEDAARSLVNKILLNDKLLQSSDKDGEGFALDHKIANGENNRDTSSSKSCAC from the exons TCTGGTGCATCTGGTGGTGAGAGGCGAGAACATTTATACAAAATCCTGGTGATCGGAGAACTTGGTACGGGCAAGACTTCTATCATCAAGAGATATGTTCACCAGTTCTTCAGCCAGCACTATCGAGCGACGATTGGAGTCGACTTCGCTCTCAAAGTCCTTAATTGGGACGCGAACACAGTTATACGTCTACAATTATGGGACATTGCGg gCCAAGAGCGTTTTGGGAACATGACGCGCGTGTACTACAAGGAGGCTGTGGGCGCGTTCATAGTGTTCGATGTATCCCGCGTAGCCACATTCGATGCAGTTGTCAAGTGGAAGAACGACTTGGATACCAAAGTTCAATTGCCTGATGGGTCGCCTATACCGTGTATACTGTTGGCAAATAAG TGTGACCAGCAAAAAGAAGGTATAGTGAATTCACCAGCAAAAATGGATGAATATTGCCGGGAGAAGGGATTCGCAGGATGGTTCGAGACCTCCGCTAAGGAGAACATCAATATTGAGGATGCGGCTCGTTCATTAGTTAATAAG ATTCTTCTAAACGACAAACTGCTTCAAAGCAGCGATAAAGATGGTGAAGGATTCGCCCTTGACCACAAGATCGCAAACGGAGAAAATAATCGCGACACAAGTTCAAGCAAATCCTGCGCTTGCTGA
- the LOC126769029 gene encoding ras-related protein Rab-32 isoform X5, translated as MGSGNNRNLKMSGASGGERREHLYKILVIGELGTGKTSIIKRYVHQFFSQHYRATIGVDFALKVLNWDANTVIRLQLWDIAGQERFGNMTRVYYKEAVGAFIVFDVSRVATFDAVVKWKNDLDTKVQLPDGSPIPCILLANKCDQQKEGIVNSPAKMDEYCREKGFAGWFETSAKENINIEDAARSLVNKILLNDKLLQSSDKDGEGFALDHKIANGENNRDTSSSKSCAC; from the exons TCTGGTGCATCTGGTGGTGAGAGGCGAGAACATTTATACAAAATCCTGGTGATCGGAGAACTTGGTACGGGCAAGACTTCTATCATCAAGAGATATGTTCACCAGTTCTTCAGCCAGCACTATCGAGCGACGATTGGAGTCGACTTCGCTCTCAAAGTCCTTAATTGGGACGCGAACACAGTTATACGTCTACAATTATGGGACATTGCGg gCCAAGAGCGTTTTGGGAACATGACGCGCGTGTACTACAAGGAGGCTGTGGGCGCGTTCATAGTGTTCGATGTATCCCGCGTAGCCACATTCGATGCAGTTGTCAAGTGGAAGAACGACTTGGATACCAAAGTTCAATTGCCTGATGGGTCGCCTATACCGTGTATACTGTTGGCAAATAAG TGTGACCAGCAAAAAGAAGGTATAGTGAATTCACCAGCAAAAATGGATGAATATTGCCGGGAGAAGGGATTCGCAGGATGGTTCGAGACCTCCGCTAAGGAGAACATCAATATTGAGGATGCGGCTCGTTCATTAGTTAATAAG ATTCTTCTAAACGACAAACTGCTTCAAAGCAGCGATAAAGATGGTGAAGGATTCGCCCTTGACCACAAGATCGCAAACGGAGAAAATAATCGCGACACAAGTTCAAGCAAATCCTGCGCTTGCTGA
- the LOC126769029 gene encoding ras-related protein Rab-32 isoform X7, translating into MPFSGASGGERREHLYKILVIGELGTGKTSIIKRYVHQFFSQHYRATIGVDFALKVLNWDANTVIRLQLWDIAGQERFGNMTRVYYKEAVGAFIVFDVSRVATFDAVVKWKNDLDTKVQLPDGSPIPCILLANKCDQQKEGIVNSPAKMDEYCREKGFAGWFETSAKENINIEDAARSLVNKILLNDKLLQSSDKDGEGFALDHKIANGENNRDTSSSKSCAC; encoded by the exons ATGCCCTTC TCTGGTGCATCTGGTGGTGAGAGGCGAGAACATTTATACAAAATCCTGGTGATCGGAGAACTTGGTACGGGCAAGACTTCTATCATCAAGAGATATGTTCACCAGTTCTTCAGCCAGCACTATCGAGCGACGATTGGAGTCGACTTCGCTCTCAAAGTCCTTAATTGGGACGCGAACACAGTTATACGTCTACAATTATGGGACATTGCGg gCCAAGAGCGTTTTGGGAACATGACGCGCGTGTACTACAAGGAGGCTGTGGGCGCGTTCATAGTGTTCGATGTATCCCGCGTAGCCACATTCGATGCAGTTGTCAAGTGGAAGAACGACTTGGATACCAAAGTTCAATTGCCTGATGGGTCGCCTATACCGTGTATACTGTTGGCAAATAAG TGTGACCAGCAAAAAGAAGGTATAGTGAATTCACCAGCAAAAATGGATGAATATTGCCGGGAGAAGGGATTCGCAGGATGGTTCGAGACCTCCGCTAAGGAGAACATCAATATTGAGGATGCGGCTCGTTCATTAGTTAATAAG ATTCTTCTAAACGACAAACTGCTTCAAAGCAGCGATAAAGATGGTGAAGGATTCGCCCTTGACCACAAGATCGCAAACGGAGAAAATAATCGCGACACAAGTTCAAGCAAATCCTGCGCTTGCTGA